In Lycium barbarum isolate Lr01 chromosome 9, ASM1917538v2, whole genome shotgun sequence, the DNA window CATGATGCGTTCAAATCTCACCAGTAACCAAGAAGTAAACAAGTATTTCTATGTATTTGGTCCACATATGAAAAAGAATTAAGTCCACAAGTAAGAAGCATGGTGAGACATAATATAATTGAGTAATTAACATTTCCTTTCTCTTCTaatttaagcttttagatgaatTTGCCGCATAATTCAATAATTTCGTTTTTCTCACTTATTACTTCAATAATTTCCTTTTTCTCACTTATTCTCCCTCCTCAACTATGACAAAAAATGAACATGTGGACAATTCTAGGCAGAGTAGGAAGCCAAAGAGCAACAGTTTATTAATTGCAGCAATATTAATGAATGCCTGGGCAAGTCAACTCATGAAAGTGATCGATTTACAAATGAagtttcttttcttattttgtcCACCTCTGTTTTCTATATCAGTACCTCTGCTATGAATTCAAAAACTGCCCAATGACGAGGACTTAAGAATCTAATAATTTGATGCAGTATATTAAGACAACTAACAGAAGATCATAACTCCAATCTGATTGTTTTAAGAATTCATAGAACGTAACATTATATTCCCAAGGCCTTCACGCCCCATAACAAAACCAACCGTTACTCATCTTGCAAAAATTAACAATAAAAAAGAAATTTTGGAAGTGTCTTAAATGAATGGAAGCATTAAATTAAATATGTTGAGGTTGAAAGTTAGCTGTTGGAAGTTGCAAATGTCGAAGCCAATGCATGTTAGTTATAGTAAGAGTTGTGCTGGACTTGGCCCCTGGGCGGATTTTGTCGATTTCTGAAGGGGATATGGTGTCCCTCTGCCCATATTTGACTAATTCAAACAGGCgacatttttttttataggtTTGAAAATATAATTAGTGGTCAATAATAGGTTTAAATTCTTTTGATCTGCCCAAACcttaagggctcgtttggttggaaacaacttATCCCGAGATAACTAATCTCGGGGTAagtatcccgggattagttattccaccctcaaggtTGGATAAAAAAACACTATagtcccgggataactaatcccgggattagttattctgagtttttattccaaccaaacgtgggataaggcGGCACTAAATTTTATTCCAGGACTATTTTTtcttatccatcataccaaacgagccctaagtgACAGAGTTATCCGGTACCTGTGTTGGTTGAAGGTGACAAGTATCCCTTAAAATTAATCGAACTGCGCGCAAATTGTCTCGGACACCATAATTAtaaaaaagaaatatatataaaaatttacCGTATTGCGAGAGATTGGAATCAAACTCACGTTATCTAACACGAGAAGAACATAAGTGACAGACTCAACCAGTGCCTCCAACTAACCTTTGTGTATTTAGGTGTCTAATCGAATATATATTCGTCTTTCAAGGTatataaacatatttatataagATTTTCATGTACTAACTTAACCCATTAATTATTCTAAGTGTTCCATTCTAACAACTCTTTAAGTTTTTTGGTAAGGTAGCCACAAAATTCAACGATATGCCCATTATTTGAATTAAAACAAGAATTGATGAGCAATAGTGGGAAGTTGCGGCTAGTGCAAAGCCATATAATCAGTAGTAGTGCTAGTATTATTTTACTACGACTCAGATATCAAACAGAAAGCCAGATAGGAAAACCTGAAGTGGTTGGCTGTTGGTCTCTACTGGAGTTTTCACTGTCTTGTTTTGTTTTTGCAGAAAGTACTACTTCATGTCAACACCTTTGCTGGCTCGTAACAATGAAGTCAAACTGCCATGTGAAAGGTGACCCGTCTTAGTGTCACTGCAATTATCCCAAATAAATACTCCCTCGGTTCACTTTTACTCGTCTACTTTGGACTTTTCACGCTGTTTAAGAACTAATAAATGAAGTACATAATTTACCAATGAAtccatattaattgatgcatatttttattggatttgaagtgagtaattaatactatgggtaaaacagaaaaaaataaattgttttctcttgatatgctaaaagttaCAAGCAAAAGTAAAAATTTATTTCTAGAATattggacaaataaaagtgaacgacGGAGTACTTATAATTTATTGTCCTGTCCTGTTTGTGATTTCTGTTCTCTCTCTATTGATGAATTTTCACTTTCccttatatatttattttttgaaaagatCCAATGAACTTTTCATATTTGACAGTTTTCGATCCAATTTAAGCaccttatttattttattttatttctgttCTTAGGAACTGCTACAACAATTTGCTCTTATACTGGCATAGAACTACCGGCACTAGATGTAAACAAAGTCCACATTATAGCAGCCCGTGCAACAAAAAATCGCATGCTCAGGTAATGGGCCGCATCTTCAAGGCCCATCATGTAATTCTTACCACAAGGTAGCAAAGTACATTCATTCTTTAGCTATGTTTCTTGGGTGTGGATCTAAAGGTCCAAAATCTTATAATTTGAGGATATTGTTGTGGACATACGATAAGCAGTAGAATACAACGCACGATACGTCACATGAACATGACTAACAAATTTAACCTTAAAAGAGGTCATATTAACCTCAGGAAAACTCTCAACATATTCTTATTTTATGCAAAACAATCGGTCCTTTTCTCACATAAAGTTTCAATCTCTATTCATAGTGGCGGAGCTAGAATTTTCACTAAagggattcaaaatataaaaaagtaagcaCACGATGAAGTCAAATGGGGTttaacgtctactatatataaataaaaaataattttaaccatataTAAACAGTATAATTTTCCGCCAAAGGGATGAACCCCCTTGGCCCTTCCTGCCACTGCCCCTGCCTATTGATTTTAATGCCAAAACGAAAATTCAGTGTCAAGTTCGATGGACAACCTATTGAATAAATTGCACTCTATACCCTTCAAATGAACTgcaagttcgattttgaaggacaaaaattaaaggcgGGCACAAAATAGGGGTGAAAGTTCAAATGACCTCAACCTATATATTTGTCCTTGATTCTAATTTGTTAAAGTATATCATAAAGGCCCTCCAACTCTTGATAATTTCACAACCTTACCCCAACCTTTGCTTTTTTGGTCAACAGATTCTCCTGGGATTAGGGATTTGGCAGTGGCTGCGGCTGCGGCGGGCGGTTTTTATCTTCTCCACAAACATTACCATAACGCCCATCAGTCTATCTCTGAACAGGTTTATTTCACTTCCAATTAAAATTATCTTTCTTTCTGATTTCACTTCCTTAATTCTAGACTAAGTGGGCATTTGGACACAAAAAAAtgtgaaatttggaaaaagtaGAAAAATGGtaatttggaaattggaattgTGTTTGGACACGAACACAACTTGAAAAATGTTTGAACTTTTGTGTGTGATTTGGAGTGAAAACGGGTATTTGGAGTTTTTCGAATTCCGCAATAAAGTTCTATTCCAGGAAAATTGTAACAATTCTATGTGCAAGCATGATTCCGTAATAAAATTCCAGAATCCATTGTCATATGGGCTCTAAAGCAAAGGTCTTAATTTAAGTCTCCAGTGATACCATAAGGGTAAATCTATTGGACATACAAGCAAGCACACATACTTTATAAGCAATGCACTTATCAAATTCAATGTAATCAGCCTAAAGAATGTTCGTACTGGGGAAGGGGGAGGGGTTGAGGAGAATCTTTTTTATGGCTTAGTAGCATGATTCCTTGAGAGATTATTTAGAATCTTAAGCAAGCAAACTGGTACACTGTAtggatctgaggtcaatcttgttttcagtggcggagccacatgcaTCCTCGACACCTCTTCgccgaaaaattacactgtggAAATACTTAAAAAgaactttttatgtatatatactatgtgTTGACCCCCTTAATTTCGTCGTATATttactttttttatattttgacaccccTTAGTAAAAATCCTAGTTCCGCCACTGCTTGTTTTGTTGGAACCTTTTGGGAGTTCATAGTATGTAACTGCATGATGCAGGTATGATCAGTAAGTAGTGGCTTTGTAGTAGTATGGTGAAGGATGGTGATGGTAAACCAAATGTTGCTAGTTGTAGCAGTGAACTTTAGAAGAAAAGAATGAAGTGAGCATGGAGAGAACAAACCACATTTGTTGGATCCCTTTTTTGAATTTCTTTTACAACTACTAGTGTCTGATTCCAGTGTATGAAATTGCTGATAAAATGGTTTCTACGTTCTAAACATATTCTACCCTTCTCTGTCCTAAAGTTAAAACCTAGTACACAtgtttctttcatttttcttGTTACCGTTTACTTGCACATTAGGTCTGTAAATGAAGTATCATTTCAGCTTGAATTTGTTACGTGGGCGTTTAACGTTGTCATAATGTTAAGAATGTGTCAGTGCCTTACCGAtccaaaagagaaaaaaaatcaattgttGGACTTTACTCTTCTACAACTCTGTGCTTACTGTAACATATGGTGTCATCATTTAGCTTACTGGATTTTGCTATACATAGATTGCTGCAACCTACCCGTTTTCTCGTCCAGCTGGGTTTAAAATATTTCCTTGTGGACATGCTATTTACACTCTTCATTTATCCAGACAAATGGCTTCTATGAATCTCTGAATGGATGTATATCTGCTCTGGAAAAGTTGAAAGAAGTTGATGCTGCTAAACACTTGGAAGCTGCTGAGTAAAAAGTCCGAATGGTGCCCAGTGGTTGCTTGTCCTGTTCAAAGTGCAATTTAGGTTCTTAGGTCTAAATGGTGTCCCTGATTGCATCCTAATGTATATTTTTGTTTTTGCTGAAGTTTACTGACTATCTTTTGGTTGGAAGATATATTTTTGTTTTTGCTGAAGTTCACTGACTATCTTTTGCTTGGAAGTTGGTATTAATGTGATAGTTGATGCGGCATCAGGATTCTCAGCTTATGTGATGCGCAGTTGACTTTCTATTAACAAATTTTATAACAACGTTAAGTTTGGACAAGTAATTTTCTTATGTAGAAACTGTTTGGGTAGTGATGTTTGGACAAGTAATTCTCTTATGCAGAAACTGTTTGGGTAGTGATTTTGCTGCCAAGAGTATTTTGGAGGTTATGAACGTAAACCTTGAAATACTAGTTGGAAGCTCTAGCTGTCTTCGATTTTAAAATGGATTCTCTCTGCTTCATGAGTGTATTTGTATTTATCTGTTAGCAAGTGAAAATGACGTACATTTATATTTAGATTGCCGTACGAGATTGATTTGATATGGTTGATACCATGCTCTTATTAGCACTAATGCTATCCTGACAAGCCAAACAGCTAGCCAAATGTATTCCTTTGCGTTCGTTTAACACTTCTATGTTAGCCTTTTCTCACTGTCTTTTGAATTTACTTTCTGTTTAATACCTGATCATGGCTCAAAAGGAACACATGATTACATATGTGCTTACAGATACGGTGTTACGGTGATTGTGAACCTGTGAGTCGAGAAGTAAACGCTACTAGTACTACATATGAGAGCTAGTATATTTGTTTTGTTTTCAGTACCCTTTCTGATTAAAGAAATTGTACCGTAACTTATTCTACGAAACACTTACATTTATACTACTACTTCTCTTGTTACATTGCTTCATGTATAATCCTTGACCTGTCCTaaaagtttgaatatagaattgcCCCCGTGTTATCTAATTCTCTGCTCCACCCTCTCTTTCACTCCTGATGCTATTATCGTTTATTTTCTTAACAAGTCCTGCTTGACCAAACAATAAAAAAGTTGCTAGTGCGCGCAAATATGCAGTTTATACTAACGCAATATTTCTAAGCCAAACGATTAAATTATGCTCAAGATACTCTGGGAATATGGACCAATCTCTAGTTTGGAATAAATAGCAACATCTTGTGATGAAAAAGGATCCATTCTAGGGATgaaatcgttttgcaaaatgttaaaacaaagatagatctgagatgcTGGAGTAAAAAAGGAAATAACTCATCATTGCAAAAGGATCCACAACCAAGATCATTTGGATGAAATTGTTTAGTAAAAAAACAATGAAAAAGTGGAGATGCGCAAATATGCAGTTTATACTAACGCAATATTTCTAAGCCAAACGATTAAATTATGCTCAAGATACTCTGGGAATATGGACCAATCTCTAGTTTGGAATAAATAGCAACATCTTGTGATGAAAAAGGATCCATTCTAGGGATgaaatcgttttgcaaaatgttaaaacaaagatagatctgagatgcTGGAGTAAAAAAGGAAATAACTCATCATTGCAAAAGGATCCACAACCAAGATCATTTGGATGAAATTGTTTAGTAAAAAAACAATGAAAAAGTGGAGATGCGGGGTATCGATCCCCGTACCTCTCGCATGCTAAGCGAGCGCTCTACCATCTGAGCTACATCCCCTGCTGGATAAAGTGATGCTTTATTCTTTTAATAATCTAATATCGTGTGAAATGAGAAGCTATCAAACACTTTGGGGGATCACATTTGTGTGGTCAGAACTGTTTTTCTGTGTAAAACAGAAAACGCAAGAAAGAATTgaggaaaaacaaaagaaatcgTGGACATTGTCTGGACCGTGGAAGTCACACGATATGCATCGACTATCAGTGCTAACACTGAACCAAGAGCATCACCTAGCTGATTAATAACGTGAAATTCATGGTGCTACTCAGCATCCACACTCTTCCTTATTCATACCCAACTCTCAATTATCACCACACCTTTAACTATCACTCTCAACGTCAAAGCCAATGTCTGAAAGGTAACGTTATCCGATGTGGGATAGCGGAGCCATCAGGGGAACCGGCACCGTTAGGACAGAAGACAAAGTACAATGATGGATTGTTTGAGAAGGCATTCATGACGCTGTTCGCACGCAAGATGGAGAAGTTTGGTGCGAGTAAAAAAGGGCCTGATGATGAAATGGAGAAGAAGAAGGGTTGGTTTGATTATGACTACGATAGTTTTGTGGACGTGTCGAGGAAAGTAATGCAAGGGAGGTCAAGAATTCAGCAGCAGCAAGTGGTTCGTGAGGTCCTCATGTCTATGCTTCCTCCTGGTGCTCCTGCTCAGGTACTAGTTTCATTTCTTCTTCCAATTAGTTTCACAAGTGACACATATTACTCCAGCGGTCCCAAAATCATAGAGGTTTATATATTGGAGAAATAGACAAGCAAAGTGACAAATTCTATGTTGGTATACAACCACATAGCCAGCGGCAGCAAAAAAGGCAGTGCACAAAGCATATGGTGTTAGTAGGGTCTTGGAAAGGCCCTAGGCTACAACATTGAAGTGTGCAGCAAAATATAACTAACACACCGACTTCACTTGggatcgaacccagaatctctggtTTCGTAGACCAGCGCCTTATCCATTGGGCCATGAAGTCTTACGATATCTGTATATAGTAGTACTAATTCTATGTATAAGATTATAATTAACTATATATATAGCACTAGTACTATATATATGATGCAGGCTGTGATTTGTCTAGGGTTGAATGTAATAGGTTCATATAACAAATTCTGATCGGTTTAGAATGAGACGTAATTGATTGATTGGTTATAAATTCTAATCAACTATATGTATAGGTCATATGCTTCTTGatttgattttcaaaatattggCATATTGCTTAGTTTACTGGAATACTTCTGCCGTCTTACTAAAAGAAAGtgtaaaaaatacttttttattttattttaacattTTTGACCATTTAGTGCTTTCCGAAGTAATGGTAGTTGATTTCCTAAAATATATAGTAATAGGTTTATGACAAATTTGTTGGGCTAAAACAATTAAATATCTTAATCTTATGTGATATTGTCGGCTTTGATTCAGGTCTGTATGATTTTCCGTAAAAGGCTTAAGAATATCATTACATATACATAGCTTATTTTTCTTTCTAGCTATAAAACGAGACTTTGTTCGCACATCCAACAAAACTTTAATTGGCTTAGAACTGAGAGGTAATTGATTGACTGTTTATAATAATAGCGTGCAAAAGTATAATGTCATGTATTATAGCTTCTTGATTTAATTTTCCAAACATTCGGGCATGATGACGAGGAATAAAAACATAGGAAGTGTAAATGCAAAAGtgcaatttaaaaaataaaataaaaaaggaaaatatCGAATTTAAAGAAGTTTCATCTCATCTATAATTTTCagggaaaaaaaaaggattaTCTTTGTAAAGTTGAATCGTTATATATTTTTTCGGGGGATTAAACCGGCTTGTAATTTATTCATTTCCATTTACAATTTGAAAGGTTCATGAATCATGTTGGGACTAAAATGTATGGTTAATTCATATGTATGTTGCAGTTTAGGAAATTGTTTCCACCAACGAGGTGGGCAGCAGAATTCAATGCCACTATTACTGTGCCTTTCTTCTTCTGGTTAGTTGGTCCTTCTGAGGTACATACATTAATCAAACCACTCTCATGATTTTCTAAGATTTGGTTTTGAAAACTGTCTATAATTAAAAAGCATTGCTGTTTATAGTTTGAAGTTCTATAATTACTAGCTTATCGTGACTAACTTTAATTATGTGCATTTCATCAATAGGTTGTGGAAGTGGAGGTTGGTGGGGTGAAGCAGAAAAGTGGAGTTCACATAAAAAAATGCAGGTAAGATATTCATCCCATGATTATAAGGGGTAAAGTTTTTGTGACTTTATTTTATACTCTTGAATAAAATTCAGCTACTTTAATGTAACAAAAATAATTCTGGGACTTACTATTATAACTACTTTAATATGACAAAAAGTATTTTGTTTTATGTGGAAGGTATTTGGAGAACAGTGGTTGTGTAGGAATGTGTGTGAACATGTGCAAAATACCAACACAAGACTTCTTCACAAACGAATTTGGACTTCCATTAACAATGAATCCAAGTAGGTGCCCAGCTTGAATTGTACTACTAATTTGTGTGTCAGGAACATGATTATTTTTTTGTGTAAAACTATCATTCATATATTGTTCAACTTCGACTATGTAGATTTTGAAGATATGAGTTGTGAAATGATTTACGGACAATTACCACCTCCATTTGAAGAAGATCCCGTGTCCAAACAACCTTGTTATGCGAACATATGTAAGTCTCCCAAACTTAATTTGACTCGGGACACAAATTAAGATTGCCAAGTTACTAACAAATACGTTTTTTATCTGCGCAGGCACCATTGCAAATCCCAGTTCAAATGTCTGTCCTAAACTCAGCGCTAATTAGGTGGATACGAGCTTGCTCAATTATGCGATGGGGAAAATGTTAGTATAGCACATATCTATTTGCATTCTAGTCCAATATACGTACCATCCCATAGTATATATGTTATAAATTATGTAGCTACATGTACACTTCTTTTGTTATTCTTTTGTAATTAGCTCATCTGACTCGTACTGATCATCTTGTAACTATACATAAATACACAAGTGTTGAGAGTATAACATAAAAGTAAAAGAGTAACAATATTGCAAAGATGACAAGAATATAGTAATATTGAGAGGAAGAGAGAGCTCTTTTATTATTTTCTAAGTGTATCAAACATGAATTTTGATACTTCTATTTATAGGACTACATTTGATCTGTCCAAATTCAACCCAAACTGCAACTTTGCTGCTACTACATATGGTCACCACTTTTGTTCTTTTccaattttgaaaataaaaggtTGCCAGACTTTTAGGATCATTCTAAAAGGAAAAGAGTGCAATAAAAGGTGTGTTAGAAATTCTAATTTGTCATCCATCGCTACAAATACAATTCCCCTCTTGACCATGGAATTCGAACGGGTGACACACttggaaaataaaaatattttttcgcCTCAGACGCTCAACTAACTAAACCAAACATAACCGCATTGCCCAATTCTGCAAATTCCTCGACAGATTTCGTCTCATTTCCTTTTATAGCATCTCAATTTCCTTACAGAGTTTCCTTTCTCAAATCTTGAAGGAGGAGTACATTGTGTCTCTTCTCTTTCTTAACATACACTACACTACACAAACAAACAAAACCAGTATGTAAATATCAAGAAAAAAACGAACATTTGCTTATATAGTCTGATCCAACAATGTCGCCTCCCAATTTCTCCCTTCTCTTATTTCTTTTCTTTGTCACATCACTTTTTTATTCATGTTCTCTTGGTGAAATCAGATCGTCTGAGGTTCGTTCTGATGATCGTCCGATTATACCATTCGACGAATTCGGCTTCACACATCGTGGCAGATTAGAACTCAATGTCTCAAAAATCTCCCTTGGTGTCCCTAGCAACCCTGCAAACCTTGATCTCTCCAAAGTTGGTTTTTTTCTCTGTACTCGCGACACGTGGATGCATGTTCTTGAACAAATTGAGGATGCCGAAATCACGTGTGCACTCCAATCTGATGTTGTCAAGCTAGTCTACACGTTCGATAAACTTCGTGACAATTCCTCTTTCGACACACTTTTTGTCGAAACGGATGCTGACCAGTACTCTCTTGTGTTTGCTAATTGTTGTCCACAGTTAAAAGTTACCATGACCGTTCGATCCGCCATGTATAATCTTGATGCCAAATCAGGAAATAGAGACTATCTCTCTGCTGGCAAGGCTATTTTGCCTAGGATTTATTTCATCTTTTCGCTTGTTTATTTCTGCTTAGCCATTTTTTGGATATTTGTGTTGTTTAAGAAGCGATTAACAATTCACGCGATACATTTCTTCATGCTCGCGGTTATCATATTGAAAGCCCTGAATTTGCTGTGCGAGGCAGAGGATAAATCTTATATCAAGCGAACAGGTAGTGCTCATGGATGGGATGTTCTGTTCTATATTTTCAGTTTTTCGAAAGGGATTATGTTGTTCACGTTGATCGTGTTGATAGGGACCGGTTGGTCATTTCTCAAACCTTATTTGCAGGATAAGGAAAAGAAAGTTTTAATGATTGTGATACCACTTCAAGTTGTAGCAAATATAGCGcaaattgtgattgatgagaatggACCTTACGGAGATGAATGGGTGACGTGGAAACAGGTGTTTTTGCTCGTTGACGTGATTTGTTGTTGCGCGGTTCTTTTCCCTATTGTTTGGTCGAT includes these proteins:
- the LOC132609968 gene encoding beta-carotene isomerase D27, chloroplastic, producing MVLLSIHTLPYSYPTLNYHHTFNYHSQRQSQCLKGNVIRCGIAEPSGEPAPLGQKTKYNDGLFEKAFMTLFARKMEKFGASKKGPDDEMEKKKGWFDYDYDSFVDVSRKVMQGRSRIQQQQVVREVLMSMLPPGAPAQFRKLFPPTRWAAEFNATITVPFFFWLVGPSEVVEVEVGGVKQKSGVHIKKCRYLENSGCVGMCVNMCKIPTQDFFTNEFGLPLTMNPNFEDMSCEMIYGQLPPPFEEDPVSKQPCYANICTIANPSSNVCPKLSAN
- the LOC132609967 gene encoding protein CANDIDATE G-PROTEIN COUPLED RECEPTOR 7, encoding MSPPNFSLLLFLFFVTSLFYSCSLGEIRSSEVRSDDRPIIPFDEFGFTHRGRLELNVSKISLGVPSNPANLDLSKVGFFLCTRDTWMHVLEQIEDAEITCALQSDVVKLVYTFDKLRDNSSFDTLFVETDADQYSLVFANCCPQLKVTMTVRSAMYNLDAKSGNRDYLSAGKAILPRIYFIFSLVYFCLAIFWIFVLFKKRLTIHAIHFFMLAVIILKALNLLCEAEDKSYIKRTGSAHGWDVLFYIFSFSKGIMLFTLIVLIGTGWSFLKPYLQDKEKKVLMIVIPLQVVANIAQIVIDENGPYGDEWVTWKQVFLLVDVICCCAVLFPIVWSIKNLREAAKSDGKAAVNLMKLTLFRQYYVVVICYIYFTRVVVYALETITSYRYLWTSVVAGEVATLAFYLFTGYKFRPEVHNPYFMIDDEEEEAASEALKFGDEFEL